The nucleotide sequence AAAGTAAAATAAATTATATACAGATTAACGTTCTTATTAAAAAAGTCTCACTCTAATTAGTGAGACTTTTTTTTTATTATCAAGAATCTAAGTCTTGATTTTTTTCTTCTTAGCTGCTGGAAAGAGAATATTGTTTAGAATTAACCTATAACCCGGTGAATTAGGATGCAGTGATAATTCTGTTTTAGGATCTCCTACCCTATGCTGATAATCTTCCGGATCATGACCCCCATAAAAAGTAAAAAATCCTTTTCCTTTGATTCCATGAATATACCTTGCCTCTCCATTTATTTTATTTTCTCCTAATACTAAAATCTTAGATTTTAAAAATTCAGGATCAAAGGCTGTGGTCTGTCCCATAAAACCTTTAACCAGTGCCGTATGATTTTGATTCAACATGGCTGGAATGGGATCCCATTTAGCAGAAAAATCCATCAATGTAAAATAATCTGTTTCTACAGATACAGATCTCTTCTCCGTCATATCTATAGATGAGAACTCGTACTTCATAGGATCTCTCTCTAAAAGAAAATTTGTAAAAGCAAAGGTTGCATTAAAATCTATCTTAGATTGATACCCTGCATCGCTAGCATCCCCGTCAAACATTGGCTCTACTATATCTAAGCCTTCTGCTGCTAAGGTAATGTCAAAACTATCTGTAGCACTACACATTGCAAACATAAAACCACCACCTACAACATAATTTCTAATTTTTAAAGCTACTGCCAGTTTTTCCTGAGAAACCTTTTTATATCCTAAATTTAAAGCTAAAGCTTCGGCCTCTTTTTTCTCTTTTATATACCAGGGTGTAGTTCTATAATTTCGATAAAATTTTCCATATTGACCTGTAAAATCTTCATGATGCAAATGCAACCAATCATATAAAAGCAAAACATCACTTAACACCTCCTCATCATAAATAGTTTCATATGGAATTTCTGCATAAGACAAGACCATAGTTACAGCATCATCCCATGGTTTATTTCCTGAGGGTGCATATACGGCAATTTTAGGTGCTTTCTCTAGAATTACAGCCTCCATATTTTTGGAAGGACTTGATATCTCTTCCAATAAGGCAATAGTTTTTGCATCGCTTAATTCTTCATAGGAGACGCCTCTAATTTTACATTCCTTCTGTAATTCTTCTGTATCTGAGATTAGAAAGGAGCCTCCTCTGTAATTTAGGAGCCATTGCACTCTTAGCTTATTTTGAAGGGCAAAATATGTAATTCCATAAGCTTTGAGGTGATTGGTTTGGCTATCTGCATCCATAGGGATTATCAAAGATGAGCTATGGACAGGTAGGCTTATAACAAATAAAAAGAGCATCAAAACCAAGGTTCTAATGCTATTTTTAAATTTATTTATCTCTGAAGATTCAACGCTAGAATTAATTTCTTCAAATATTTTAATCAGATTTTTAGTATAATTAAAAAGGTACGTCGCTATCGTCATCATTAAAATCATTATTCATTGAGCTTCCAAAAGCTTCATCTGCACTTGGACTTGGTAAACCGGGAGTTCTAAATGCATCTTCCCCTTCACCGTCGTTCATTTTAGAATGAAATTCAAAAGGAGAGTCAAAGTCATCTAAGTTATCGAATTTACCTAAATGTCCAACAAATTTCAAACGAATGTTTTCTAAACCACCATTACGGTGTTTAGCGACAATGAATTCTCCCTGCCCTGCAGTAGGAGAGCGCTCTTCATCATCCCACTCATCTATTTTATAATATTCTGGCCTATAAATAAATGATACAATATCTGCATCCTGCTCAATTGCACCAGATTCCCTCAAATCACTTAATAATGGTCTTTTGCTTCCACCTCTAGTTTCTACAGCACGCGATAGCTGAGAAAGTGCTATCACAGGTATACTTAATTCTTTTGCTAGTGCCTTCAAGTTACGAGAAATAGTAGATATTTCCTGTTCACGATTTCCTCCTTTGCTCGCACTTCCCGCCGTCATTAATTGGAGGTAATCTACAACTACCATTTTAATCCCAAACTGTGAGGAAAGTCGCCTTGCTTTAGCTCTAAGGTCAAAAATTGATAAGGATGGAGTATCATCTATAAATAATGGAGCTTTTTCAAGATCTTTAACCTTCACATTCAATTGTTCCCATTCATGAGTTTCGAGGTTTCCTGTTCTTAATTTTTCAGAAGATAATCCTGTTTCTGATGAAATAAGACGGGTTATAAGCTGTACGGCAGACATCTCCAAAGAGAAAAATGCCACAGGTATGTTATGACCAACAGCCATATTTCTCGCCATAGAGAGAGTAAGTGCTGTTTTACCCATACCAGGACGAGCTGCAATAATTACTAAATCACTAGGTTGCCATCCTGAAGTTAATTTATCTAATTTATCAAATCCAGAAGGAACTCCACTTAATCCTTCCTTGTTAGAAATCTCCTGAATTCTGTTCTTAGCCTGAATAACCAAGCTATGAGCTGTTTCTGTAGAACGCTTTATATTCCCCTGCGTAACTTCATAAAGTTTTGTTTCTGCTGAATCTAAAAGATCAAATACATCTGTAGCTTCATCATAAGATTCTTCAATTATTTCACTAGAGATCTTAATTAGACTTCTTTGAATATATTTCTGAAGAATGATACGAGCATGAAATTCTATATGGGCTGAGGACGCTACTTTTTGAGTAAGTTGAATAAGATAATATTCTCCACCAACCTTTTCTAACAGACCTTCTTTTCTTAATTGATTAGATACTGTTAATAAGTCTATTGCCTCTGTATTTTCAAATAGCTTATAGATAGCATCATAGATATGCTTATGGGCAGTTTTATAGAACACATCTGAGTGTAAGATATCGATAATTTCATCGACAC is from Gillisia sp. Hel1_33_143 and encodes:
- a CDS encoding asparagine synthetase B, translating into MLFLFVISLPVHSSSLIIPMDADSQTNHLKAYGITYFALQNKLRVQWLLNYRGGSFLISDTEELQKECKIRGVSYEELSDAKTIALLEEISSPSKNMEAVILEKAPKIAVYAPSGNKPWDDAVTMVLSYAEIPYETIYDEEVLSDVLLLYDWLHLHHEDFTGQYGKFYRNYRTTPWYIKEKKEAEALALNLGYKKVSQEKLAVALKIRNYVVGGGFMFAMCSATDSFDITLAAEGLDIVEPMFDGDASDAGYQSKIDFNATFAFTNFLLERDPMKYEFSSIDMTEKRSVSVETDYFTLMDFSAKWDPIPAMLNQNHTALVKGFMGQTTAFDPEFLKSKILVLGENKINGEARYIHGIKGKGFFTFYGGHDPEDYQHRVGDPKTELSLHPNSPGYRLILNNILFPAAKKKKIKT
- the dnaB gene encoding replicative DNA helicase gives rise to the protein MEKATAPKNIKYNSGNVINLERGKIPPQAVDLEEVVLGAMMIDKKGVDEIIDILHSDVFYKTAHKHIYDAIYKLFENTEAIDLLTVSNQLRKEGLLEKVGGEYYLIQLTQKVASSAHIEFHARIILQKYIQRSLIKISSEIIEESYDEATDVFDLLDSAETKLYEVTQGNIKRSTETAHSLVIQAKNRIQEISNKEGLSGVPSGFDKLDKLTSGWQPSDLVIIAARPGMGKTALTLSMARNMAVGHNIPVAFFSLEMSAVQLITRLISSETGLSSEKLRTGNLETHEWEQLNVKVKDLEKAPLFIDDTPSLSIFDLRAKARRLSSQFGIKMVVVDYLQLMTAGSASKGGNREQEISTISRNLKALAKELSIPVIALSQLSRAVETRGGSKRPLLSDLRESGAIEQDADIVSFIYRPEYYKIDEWDDEERSPTAGQGEFIVAKHRNGGLENIRLKFVGHLGKFDNLDDFDSPFEFHSKMNDGEGEDAFRTPGLPSPSADEAFGSSMNNDFNDDDSDVPF